The sequence GCGCTGCGCAGCCGGCCGGACGCGCTGCCGCTGGCCCCGCAGGTGCCGGACGTCGCCACGGTCGGCGAGGCACTCGGGGTCGCGTACGTGATCGAGGGCTCCGCGCTCGGCGGCGCGCTGATCGGCACCCTCGTCCGCCGCCGGCTCGGCCTCGACAGCGCGTTCTTCGCGGGTGGGCCGGGCATCGCGCCGCGCTGGCGCGCGTTCGGCGAGGTCGTCGAGCGTCATGCGCCCGTCAGCACCTCCGCGGCGATCGCGA comes from Solirubrobacter pauli and encodes:
- a CDS encoding biliverdin-producing heme oxygenase, with amino-acid sequence MTSAMGALKAATAAHHERLERRVDIEHALGSRERYRTLLERFYGFYRPLEDVLAPITIPGLDYTRKLPLIEADLQALRSRPDALPLAPQVPDVATVGEALGVAYVIEGSALGGALIGTLVRRRLGLDSAFFAGGPGIAPRWRAFGEVVERHAPVSTSAAIATFEDMERWLCR